A portion of the Ficedula albicollis isolate OC2 chromosome 4, FicAlb1.5, whole genome shotgun sequence genome contains these proteins:
- the MED28 gene encoding mediator of RNA polymerase II transcription subunit 28, translating into PPPPPGPPPPGPPGPPGLIPPPAGPRNPNNTLVDELEASFEACFASLVSQDYVNGTDQEEIRTGVDQCIQKFLDVARQTECFFLQKRLQLSVQKPEQVIKEDVSELRNELQRKEALIQKHLSKLRHWQQVLEDISVQHKKPAEMPQGPLAYLEQASANIPAPMKQT; encoded by the exons ccccccccccccccggggccgccgccgccggggCCGCCCGGCCCGCCCGGCCTCATCCCGCCGCCCGCGGGGCCGCGCAACCCCAACAACACGCTGGTGGACGAGCTGGAAGCGTCCTTCGAG GCCTGCTTCGCCTCGCTGGTGAGCCAGGACTACGTGAACGGCACGGACCAGGAGGAGATCCGCACCg GTGTTGATCAGTGCATCCAGAAGTTTCTAGATGTTGCAAGACAAACTGAATGCTTTTTTCTACAAAAAAGACTGCAGCTGTCAGTCCAGAAACCAGAACAAGTAATTAAGGAG gATGTTTCAGAATTAAGAAATGaattgcagagaaaagaagCCTTAATTCAAAAGCATTTGAGTAAACTGAGACACTGGCAACAAGTCCTGGAAGACATCAGTGTACAGCACAAAAAGCCTGCAGAAATGCCTCAAGGTCCATTAGCTTACCTAGAACAAGCATCTGCAAATATTCCTGCTCCAATGAAGCAAACATAA